AGAAATTCTCCAGGTAATTTTTCGATGCGATTGGCGGTTGCCATCACGAATACAGGCGATTTCTTCTCCTGCATCCATGTCAGGAATGTACCAAAGATGCGCGATGACGTACCACCGTCAGAATCAGCAGAACCAGCTCCACCAGCAAAAGCCTTATCAAGCTCATCAATAAATAGGATCATCGGTGAAATTGATTCGGCAACCTTGAGGGCATTTCGCAAATTTGCCTCCGACTTGCCAACGGTTGAGCCATCATAGACGCGACCCATATCGAGACGTATCAATGGTAATGACCACAGCCTTGCAGTTGTTTTGGCAATTAGGGATTTACCGCAACCAGGAACACCGAGAATTAGCATTCCTTTGGGTTGAGGTAATCCATAATTTCTAGCTCTCTGGCTAAAAGCATTTGATCGCTGTTGCAGCCAATGCTTTAGCTCTTCGAGTCCCCCGACAGCATCTAAATCTTCTTCATCTTCAATATATTCAAGAATGCCGTTACGACGAATTAATTGCTGCTTTTCTGAAAGGACAATGTCAACTTCCTCCTCAGTCAGCTTGCCATTGGTAACTTGGGCTTTACGATAGACTTTTTCAGCTTCATCTTGGGTTAAGCCCAAAGTCGCTCTGACTAGTTTTTCACGAGTTTCAGCTGATACTTTTTTAGTGCGCACCTGTCCAAGTTGTTGGTCTAGAACCTCTTCAATTGCCTTCATATCTGGCAGAGGGAAATCGAGTACGACGATTTCTTTTTCTAACTCAACGGGGATTACTTGGATAGGCGACATCAAAATAATTGTTTTCTGAGTACCTTTGAAATTAGCAACCGCATCTCGTAAACAACGGACAATAACTGGATGATCAAAGAAAGGATGTGCATCTTTGAATATATATATAGCGGGATCTTTCGGATCAGCACGAATAACCCATTTTAGAGCTGCTTCCGCCGATTCTGTATTGTGTTGGGCTGCTCCAGTAGTTTGACCGTACTCAACTATTCCATGGGTCACAGTCCAAGTGAACATGCGTCGAACTGGCTTGAGTTGAGAAATGGTTGCGATCGCCCTTTCTGCTCTATCTTCCTCTGGTGTATTGAGGTAGATCAAGGGATATTGGGCTTGAATTAAAATGCTAAGTTGCTCTTGCATATAGTAATACCGAGGTTTGCGCCTCTGTCCTCACCTTGTCTACAGAAAAAATTTCTAGGAAGTGCAGTCGAGCTAATCTAACTAATTGAAACTAACTCTTCGTCTGGGCTGTCAGCTTTGCCAACAGTAACAGGGATTGCTTGTGTTCGGTTGCCCCCGATCGCTAGCAGTTCACCCTCACGGATCACAACTGTTTGAGAGCAGCTCGGGCAGTTGTAAGTTTGATGGGTATGACCGACACCTGAAGATTCAACTATGTCAGCATGGGCTAAGTAAAAGCTAATAGCTTTGTCAGCCAAGTCTGACATCGAATCACCATCAATAGCAGAGCGAATCTTAAGCTGTTGATGTAGCCGTTCGGGGAGATAAAAAGTTACCTTTTGCTTGTCTTGCATAATGGTTAAGAGCAGTGAATACCCGGGTATGTGATTAAGTTACAGGTAGAATCTTAAGCTGTCAAGGCTCCATGCCATTATGACAGCAATAACTTAATATTTCTTTACAAATAAACCCTGTAGACAATGCCGCAGGGAAACCCGTCAACGTGGCAGCGATCGCCGAAAATAAAACCCATCAAAAAGCGATCGCTCCCAAATCAATCTCTAAAAAACGAGATCGCCTCAAATACTGACATTCCTGCTAAGACTACGCTGTGACTAATTGAGATTTTGGATTAGGTAATATTGGCTCGAAACGTAGGATCATAAATTCTTCTGGGGTTAATCCTAGAGACTCGTATGTTCGACCATTGCGATCGCTAAATTCGACTTCAAAGGCTTGACCATTGGCAAGTATCTCAACGACTGTGCCAACTTGTCCTCT
The Pseudanabaena sp. BC1403 genome window above contains:
- a CDS encoding AAA family ATPase, whose product is MQEQLSILIQAQYPLIYLNTPEEDRAERAIATISQLKPVRRMFTWTVTHGIVEYGQTTGAAQHNTESAEAALKWVIRADPKDPAIYIFKDAHPFFDHPVIVRCLRDAVANFKGTQKTIILMSPIQVIPVELEKEIVVLDFPLPDMKAIEEVLDQQLGQVRTKKVSAETREKLVRATLGLTQDEAEKVYRKAQVTNGKLTEEEVDIVLSEKQQLIRRNGILEYIEDEEDLDAVGGLEELKHWLQQRSNAFSQRARNYGLPQPKGMLILGVPGCGKSLIAKTTARLWSLPLIRLDMGRVYDGSTVGKSEANLRNALKVAESISPMILFIDELDKAFAGGAGSADSDGGTSSRIFGTFLTWMQEKKSPVFVMATANRIEKLPGEFLRKGRFDELFFVDLPNGEERRDIFKIHLCKRRPDVEKLERFDFEQLSKVSDGFSGAEIEQAVIAAMYEAFAQDREFTQLDIISAVKSTTPLSRTMTEQVAALRDWARMRARPAATSVAEYQRMEF
- a CDS encoding DUF4926 domain-containing protein; its protein translation is MVLTSSVKLLDVLALTIDLPQDNLWRGQVGTVVEILANGQAFEVEFSDRNGRTYESLGLTPEEFMILRFEPILPNPKSQLVTA